A single window of Sporosarcina sp. 6E9 DNA harbors:
- the moaA gene encoding GTP 3',8-cyclase MoaA, translated as MEAILDKLGRPIRDLRISVTDRCNFRCAYCMPKEVFGDDYVFLPKDELLSFEEIERFAKLFASLGVEKLRLTGGEPLMRRDLPNLVEKLLKIDGIEDIGLTTNGVLLRQYAQPLYDAGLRRLNMSLDALDPEIFGKMNGRGIKPDFILANIEHAQKIGFEIKVNMVVQKGVNESEILPMAAYFKERGIMLRYIEFMDVGNDNGWSFEQVVTKKEIYEMLKEVYEIEPTDPHYYGEVAKRYRYQDNYAEVGFITSVSESFCSSCTRARLSSDGKFFTCLFASEGFDLRELIRSGLSDDELLEKITNVWERRVDRYSDERTEQTAKNRKKIGMSYIGG; from the coding sequence ATGGAAGCAATTCTTGATAAGCTTGGTCGACCGATTCGAGATCTTAGAATATCAGTTACAGACCGCTGTAATTTCAGGTGCGCGTATTGCATGCCAAAGGAAGTCTTCGGTGATGATTATGTTTTTTTACCGAAAGATGAACTATTGTCATTCGAAGAAATTGAACGCTTCGCGAAACTATTCGCATCGCTCGGCGTGGAGAAACTTCGTTTAACGGGCGGCGAACCTTTAATGCGCAGAGATTTACCGAATTTAGTTGAAAAGCTATTGAAAATCGATGGCATTGAAGATATCGGCTTGACGACAAACGGGGTACTGCTTCGCCAATATGCACAGCCACTTTATGACGCAGGACTGCGAAGATTGAATATGAGTCTGGATGCATTGGATCCAGAAATTTTTGGTAAAATGAATGGGCGCGGCATCAAACCGGACTTCATCTTAGCGAATATTGAACATGCGCAAAAAATCGGATTCGAAATAAAAGTTAATATGGTCGTGCAAAAAGGCGTGAATGAAAGTGAAATACTTCCAATGGCGGCTTATTTCAAAGAACGCGGCATCATGCTTAGGTACATCGAGTTTATGGATGTTGGAAATGACAACGGATGGAGTTTCGAACAAGTTGTCACTAAAAAAGAAATATATGAAATGCTAAAAGAAGTCTATGAAATTGAACCGACCGACCCACATTACTACGGTGAAGTTGCCAAACGTTATCGTTATCAAGATAATTATGCAGAGGTCGGCTTTATCACGTCCGTTTCGGAATCATTTTGTTCATCATGTACACGCGCGCGCCTTTCTTCAGACGGCAAATTCTTTACTTGTTTATTTGCATCTGAAGGATTCGACCTTCGTGAATTAATCAGAAGTGGTCTGTCAGATGACGAATTGCTTGAGAAGATTACAAATGTGTGGGAACGTAGAGTAGATCGTTATTCCGACGAGCGGACCGAGCAAACCGCGAAAAACCGCAAAAAAATCGGAATGAGTTATATAGGCGGATAA
- the mobB gene encoding molybdopterin-guanine dinucleotide biosynthesis protein B, translating into MKTLHVVGFKNSGKTTLISRWIHLVKKQGLSVAVLKHHGHKSPLDMPDANTDSMQFLNSGANVSAVCGGGAVQFHMNEELRFMQMKEIASIGNPDILLIEGYKEETGEKVVLLRSQKDWDELKGLGDIQLVVEQSDNRVDFQPSISRSHEEQLDSWFLSWLGEGVQSETI; encoded by the coding sequence ATGAAAACATTACATGTTGTCGGATTCAAAAATAGCGGAAAAACAACATTGATTTCGCGCTGGATTCATTTAGTTAAAAAACAAGGGCTTTCGGTTGCGGTGTTAAAACATCACGGACATAAGAGCCCGCTCGATATGCCGGATGCGAATACTGATTCTATGCAATTCCTAAACAGCGGCGCAAACGTTTCAGCTGTTTGTGGCGGCGGTGCCGTTCAGTTTCATATGAATGAAGAACTCAGGTTTATGCAAATGAAAGAAATCGCGTCTATTGGGAATCCAGATATTTTACTAATAGAAGGGTATAAAGAAGAAACAGGTGAAAAAGTCGTTCTTCTACGAAGTCAAAAAGACTGGGATGAATTGAAGGGTTTGGGAGATATCCAACTTGTTGTCGAACAGAGCGACAATCGCGTTGATTTTCAACCGAGCATTTCTCGATCACATGAAGAACAACTTGACAGTTGGTTTTTAAGCTGGCTGGGGGAGGGGGTACAAAGTGAAACCATTTGA
- the ilvB gene encoding biosynthetic-type acetolactate synthase large subunit has translation MPAETEVQPKQLNDGSAVLIQALKDQGVEVIFGYPGGAVLPIYDALYKNPIKHILARHEQGAIHAAEGYARVSGRTGVVIATSGPGATNLVTGITDAYLDSLPLVVFTGQVGQEVIGTDAFQEADIIGITQPITKHNYQVNDIKDFPRIIKEAFHIASTGRKGPVVVDIPKNIAAGLFDEEKHVDEEVNLPGYQPTTRPNFLQIQKAAQAISNAKQPLILAGAGILHAGAMDELKDLVEKHRIPVTNTLLGLGSIHGEHELFLGMAGMHGTYTANMAITECDLLVNIGARFDDRLTGNLNLFAPNAKVIHIDIDPAEIGKNVPTEIPIVADAKEALKELLKQEFASPVSEDWITHLKEAHKEYPLWYVEDKEHLLPQQAIQIIHQVTGGDAIVTTDVGQHQMWAAQYYSLNNPDHWVTSGGLGTMGFGFPAAIGAQLAKPKERVVAIVGDAGFQMTAQELSLLQELRIPVKVVILNNEGLGMVRQWQETFYEERYSQSLIPVQPDFVKLAEAYDLKGYRINTLEEAESVFREALLSDEPVLIDCRVKQLENVYPMVVPGTGLHEMIGVSGK, from the coding sequence ATGCCAGCGGAAACGGAAGTACAGCCAAAACAATTGAATGATGGGTCTGCAGTACTCATTCAAGCTTTGAAAGATCAAGGTGTAGAAGTGATTTTTGGTTATCCGGGTGGAGCCGTTTTACCAATATACGACGCCTTATACAAAAACCCGATTAAACATATTCTTGCTAGGCACGAACAAGGCGCAATCCACGCAGCGGAAGGTTATGCGCGCGTATCCGGAAGAACCGGTGTCGTGATTGCGACATCAGGGCCGGGGGCAACCAACTTAGTGACAGGGATTACAGACGCGTATTTGGATTCATTACCGTTAGTCGTTTTCACTGGGCAAGTCGGACAGGAAGTTATCGGAACAGACGCCTTTCAAGAAGCGGACATTATCGGAATCACACAACCGATTACAAAACATAATTACCAAGTAAACGATATAAAAGATTTTCCGAGAATCATAAAAGAGGCTTTTCATATCGCGTCAACAGGAAGAAAAGGGCCGGTGGTTGTCGATATTCCTAAAAACATCGCAGCCGGATTATTCGATGAAGAAAAGCATGTAGACGAAGAAGTGAACTTGCCGGGTTATCAGCCAACGACAAGACCGAACTTCTTACAAATTCAGAAAGCGGCGCAGGCCATCTCGAATGCGAAGCAACCACTAATCTTAGCGGGAGCAGGAATTCTTCACGCTGGAGCAATGGACGAATTGAAAGATCTTGTTGAAAAACATCGCATCCCTGTTACGAATACATTGCTCGGTTTGGGAAGCATTCACGGAGAACATGAACTGTTTCTGGGAATGGCAGGCATGCACGGAACATACACGGCAAATATGGCCATCACCGAATGTGACTTGCTTGTAAATATTGGTGCACGATTCGATGACCGGCTTACTGGAAATCTAAATTTATTTGCACCGAATGCTAAAGTCATTCATATCGACATTGATCCAGCTGAAATCGGGAAAAACGTCCCAACGGAAATCCCGATTGTAGCCGATGCAAAAGAAGCGCTGAAAGAATTATTGAAACAAGAATTTGCATCACCGGTATCTGAAGATTGGATTACGCACTTAAAAGAAGCGCATAAAGAGTATCCACTTTGGTATGTAGAAGACAAAGAACATCTTCTGCCGCAGCAAGCGATTCAAATCATTCACCAAGTGACAGGCGGCGATGCGATTGTCACGACAGACGTCGGTCAACATCAAATGTGGGCGGCGCAATATTATTCATTAAACAACCCGGATCACTGGGTAACATCAGGCGGTTTGGGAACGATGGGCTTCGGATTTCCAGCGGCAATCGGTGCTCAGCTAGCAAAACCGAAAGAAAGAGTCGTAGCGATTGTCGGTGATGCAGGGTTCCAAATGACTGCACAAGAACTATCTTTGCTCCAAGAACTCAGAATACCCGTTAAAGTCGTAATATTAAATAATGAAGGATTAGGCATGGTTCGCCAATGGCAAGAAACGTTTTACGAAGAGCGGTATTCCCAGTCATTAATTCCGGTTCAACCGGATTTTGTGAAACTTGCGGAAGCATATGATCTGAAAGGGTATCGCATCAACACATTAGAAGAAGCGGAATCAGTTTTCCGTGAAGCGTTATTATCCGATGAACCGGTTCTTATCGATTGTCGAGTGAAGCAATTAGAAAATGTATACCCGATGGTAGTTCCAGGAACGGGCTTGCATGAAATGATTGGAGTGAGCGGTAAATGA
- a CDS encoding ThiF family adenylyltransferase — translation MQNRYSRQTLFSPIGEKGQTKISQSTALLIGCGALGTAIAETLTRAGVGKLIIADRDYVEPSNLQRQQLFTEQDAIEGTPKVVAAKRQLKMIRNDVEIDTVLNHIDGPILEELAGSVDIILDATDNFETRLVINDIAWKLNIPWVYGACVGSSSTIFPYIPGVTACFRCLLPVMPAVNETCDTTGIIAPAVQITAAHQSAEALKWLSGNKETMRKKMLTYDVWNNTNIEAGIGRMKNESCKTCGPNPTFPSLTPEIGTNFAVLCGRDTVQVIPEQDRVLSLVDAERVAKQLGKPYKKTPYFIEMNSDGYRCILFANGRLLIHGLKDIQRGRKMYHQLFG, via the coding sequence ATGCAAAACCGGTATTCGAGACAGACGTTATTTAGTCCGATAGGTGAAAAAGGGCAAACAAAAATTAGCCAATCGACTGCGTTGCTGATTGGTTGTGGGGCGCTGGGGACGGCGATTGCAGAAACGCTCACTCGTGCAGGCGTTGGGAAACTCATTATCGCGGACCGGGACTATGTGGAGCCTTCAAATTTGCAGCGGCAGCAACTGTTTACGGAACAAGATGCAATTGAAGGCACACCGAAAGTAGTTGCGGCTAAACGCCAGTTGAAAATGATACGAAATGATGTAGAAATTGATACGGTTCTGAATCATATCGATGGACCTATTTTGGAAGAACTTGCGGGAAGTGTCGACATCATTCTGGATGCGACCGACAACTTTGAAACAAGATTAGTCATAAATGATATTGCTTGGAAATTGAATATCCCTTGGGTATACGGTGCCTGTGTGGGTAGTTCAAGTACTATATTTCCTTATATTCCCGGTGTAACAGCCTGTTTTCGATGCCTTTTACCAGTTATGCCGGCAGTGAATGAAACTTGCGATACTACTGGAATTATTGCACCGGCTGTTCAAATCACGGCTGCGCATCAAAGTGCAGAAGCCTTAAAATGGCTTTCGGGCAATAAAGAGACGATGCGTAAAAAAATGCTTACATACGATGTTTGGAACAACACAAATATCGAGGCGGGGATCGGGCGGATGAAAAATGAATCTTGCAAAACATGCGGACCCAATCCGACATTCCCGTCATTAACACCGGAAATCGGTACGAACTTCGCGGTGCTTTGCGGACGAGACACGGTTCAAGTTATACCCGAGCAAGACCGTGTTTTGTCATTAGTCGACGCCGAACGAGTGGCGAAACAGCTGGGTAAACCCTATAAGAAGACCCCTTATTTCATTGAAATGAACTCGGATGGCTATCGCTGTATTTTATTTGCCAATGGTCGGCTTTTAATCCATGGATTAAAAGATATTCAGAGGGGGCGGAAAATGTATCATCAATTATTCGGGTGA
- a CDS encoding molybdenum cofactor biosynthesis protein B gives MSKEHEYDQKKQLVFCVLTTSDTRNVSNDRGGWTIRQKLEDAGHKIFETWICQDDKMEIESIIEEWLRNPNVNGIITTGGTGLGFRDVTPETIEPYFTKKMDGFGELFRMISYTEDVGSKALLSRAEAGIIKDKVVYMLPGSVKAVALAMDRLVIPELHHVVHEITKHLQDD, from the coding sequence TTGTCAAAGGAACATGAGTATGATCAAAAGAAACAGCTTGTATTTTGCGTGTTAACGACAAGCGACACGAGAAATGTTTCAAACGACCGCGGTGGTTGGACGATTCGACAAAAACTTGAAGATGCGGGCCATAAGATTTTTGAAACATGGATTTGTCAAGATGACAAAATGGAAATTGAATCGATTATTGAAGAATGGTTGCGTAATCCGAATGTCAATGGAATTATTACGACGGGTGGAACAGGTCTGGGATTTCGAGATGTTACACCAGAAACCATCGAACCTTATTTCACGAAGAAGATGGATGGATTCGGAGAACTTTTCCGCATGATTAGTTATACGGAAGACGTTGGATCAAAGGCATTATTAAGCCGGGCAGAAGCCGGGATTATCAAAGATAAAGTTGTCTATATGCTTCCAGGTTCAGTTAAAGCAGTAGCGCTTGCAATGGATCGATTAGTCATTCCCGAATTGCATCATGTTGTACATGAAATTACGAAACATTTACAAGATGATTAA
- the moaD gene encoding molybdopterin converting factor subunit 1 yields MIKVHYFARLRELTGKSEEIIDQESLTVQQLLDWAEDTYPGFGKDMIHVAVNEEYALKEDVVESGDVCAFIPPVSGG; encoded by the coding sequence TTGATAAAAGTACATTATTTTGCACGTCTTCGAGAACTAACAGGAAAATCCGAGGAGATAATCGATCAGGAATCGTTGACTGTTCAACAATTACTCGATTGGGCTGAGGACACATATCCTGGTTTTGGAAAAGATATGATTCACGTTGCGGTCAATGAGGAATACGCCTTAAAAGAGGATGTTGTTGAATCCGGCGATGTGTGCGCATTTATTCCGCCAGTGAGTGGGGGATGA
- a CDS encoding D-glycerate dehydrogenase: protein MKPVIYITRKLPEEAVAPLLEKYEVRMWESASDSVPRDILLREVADAEALWSVLADQIDKEVFKAATKLKVVSNLAVGFNNIDIEVAKEKGVIVTNTPDVLTETTADLAFALILATARRINEAENELRKGNWKSWSVMDFTGMDVGGSTLGIIGMGRIGEAAARRAKGFNMRVLYQNRTRKVEAEEAHGFEYADLDTLLAESDIVLIFAPLTPETKNMIGEKELAKMKKTAILVNVARGGIVNEDALYHALKDGTIWGAGLDVFEVEPVPMDNPLLSLPNVTVLPHIGSASIRTRHAMMKMNLQAITDVLEGRDPENRVV, encoded by the coding sequence TTGAAACCAGTTATTTACATCACGCGAAAATTACCAGAAGAAGCAGTTGCACCGTTACTTGAAAAATATGAGGTTCGTATGTGGGAATCAGCAAGCGATTCTGTACCACGTGATATCTTATTAAGAGAAGTAGCGGATGCTGAGGCACTATGGTCTGTATTGGCAGATCAAATTGACAAAGAAGTATTTAAAGCGGCAACCAAACTAAAGGTAGTTTCAAATTTGGCTGTCGGATTTAATAATATCGATATTGAAGTTGCGAAAGAAAAAGGCGTTATCGTCACGAATACGCCGGATGTTTTAACGGAAACGACAGCAGATTTAGCGTTTGCGCTAATTTTAGCAACGGCGCGTCGAATTAACGAAGCGGAAAATGAATTGCGAAAAGGCAATTGGAAATCGTGGTCTGTCATGGATTTCACGGGCATGGACGTTGGTGGTTCCACTTTAGGTATCATCGGTATGGGAAGAATCGGCGAAGCTGCTGCGCGCCGTGCTAAAGGTTTTAATATGCGTGTGCTGTATCAAAACCGAACGCGCAAAGTAGAAGCTGAAGAAGCACATGGCTTTGAGTATGCAGATTTGGACACGTTATTAGCGGAGTCCGATATCGTTCTCATTTTTGCGCCACTAACGCCAGAAACTAAAAACATGATCGGTGAAAAAGAGCTTGCAAAAATGAAGAAAACAGCCATACTCGTCAACGTCGCACGCGGCGGCATCGTCAATGAAGATGCGCTTTATCATGCGTTAAAGGATGGCACGATTTGGGGAGCGGGACTCGATGTCTTCGAAGTCGAACCGGTTCCAATGGACAATCCGTTACTGTCCCTTCCGAATGTGACAGTCTTACCACATATCGGAAGCGCGAGCATTCGCACCCGCCATGCAATGATGAAAATGAACTTGCAAGCAATTACGGATGTATTAGAAGGACGAGACCCGGAAAATAGGGTTGTTTGA
- the ilvN gene encoding acetolactate synthase small subunit: MKRVITVTVINQSGVLNRVTGLLMKRQFNIESITVGHTEQVGMSKMTFIVNVEDERKIEQLVKQLQKQIDVIKVDDITDKSIVMRELALVKVISPPHIRSEMNSIIEPFRATAIDIGKNVVTYQVTGNPEKIEAFIDLIKPYGIKELTRTGATAFVRETQKVQSPQLSILK, from the coding sequence ATGAAAAGAGTCATTACTGTAACGGTTATCAACCAAAGCGGCGTATTGAATCGTGTGACTGGGCTGCTCATGAAGCGACAATTCAATATTGAAAGCATCACAGTCGGTCATACCGAACAAGTAGGAATGTCGAAAATGACCTTTATCGTGAATGTTGAAGACGAACGAAAAATCGAACAACTTGTTAAACAACTTCAAAAACAAATCGATGTCATTAAAGTGGATGATATAACGGACAAATCAATCGTTATGCGAGAACTCGCACTTGTCAAAGTCATATCGCCGCCACATATTCGAAGCGAAATGAACAGCATTATTGAACCGTTTCGAGCGACTGCCATCGACATTGGAAAAAACGTAGTGACTTATCAAGTGACAGGAAATCCCGAAAAGATTGAGGCATTTATCGATTTAATTAAACCATATGGCATTAAGGAACTAACGCGAACAGGTGCAACCGCATTTGTGCGGGAAACGCA
- a CDS encoding molybdenum cofactor biosynthesis protein MoaE, whose product MKPFEIVETPIDTQKYADYVLHAGAGAVTIFTGNVREWTHGVRTLYLAYEAYIPMAEKKLAEIGAEMEEKWPGVKVAIVHRIGELQISDIAVLIAVSSSHRKAAYEANEYAIERIKEVVPIWKKEIWEDGEEWIGAQKRYPGEGKLSN is encoded by the coding sequence GTGAAACCATTTGAAATTGTTGAGACACCAATTGATACACAAAAGTATGCAGATTACGTCCTTCATGCGGGCGCCGGTGCCGTTACAATCTTTACTGGCAATGTTCGGGAATGGACGCATGGTGTTCGAACTTTGTATTTAGCTTATGAAGCGTATATTCCAATGGCTGAGAAAAAGCTTGCAGAAATTGGCGCGGAGATGGAAGAAAAGTGGCCTGGTGTAAAAGTAGCCATCGTACACCGCATCGGCGAACTGCAAATTTCGGATATCGCCGTACTAATCGCGGTTTCATCTTCGCATCGAAAAGCGGCCTATGAGGCGAATGAATACGCCATCGAACGAATTAAAGAAGTCGTTCCGATTTGGAAAAAAGAGATTTGGGAAGACGGGGAAGAGTGGATTGGCGCTCAGAAAAGATATCCTGGAGAAGGGAAGCTGTCAAATTGA
- a CDS encoding molybdenum cofactor guanylyltransferase — translation MRIYSASEWGMKTAGIVLAGGLSRRFGSPKAFARYDSSYFYERAIEALESICDEVVVVTREELLERFPDDVNTITDLPKVAGLGPLAGIYSAMEAVDADAYAVLPCDMPYVNATIMNKVRQHHKGSVTAVTVAGKYHPLVSVWHTDTKKPIMDALLSEQLSVMKLLHELDVTWLNGSSLTNNEERIFTNINKPIDLERS, via the coding sequence GTGCGCATTTATTCCGCCAGTGAGTGGGGGATGAAAACAGCAGGCATTGTGCTGGCAGGCGGATTATCGAGGCGCTTTGGTTCACCGAAGGCATTCGCCCGGTATGATTCCAGTTATTTTTATGAACGAGCAATCGAAGCGCTAGAATCTATTTGTGATGAAGTCGTTGTCGTGACTAGGGAGGAACTACTTGAACGTTTTCCGGACGATGTAAATACGATAACTGACTTGCCAAAAGTCGCTGGATTAGGCCCGCTTGCCGGAATATATTCAGCGATGGAAGCCGTCGACGCAGATGCCTACGCAGTACTTCCATGCGACATGCCCTATGTGAATGCTACTATTATGAATAAAGTAAGGCAGCACCATAAGGGGAGCGTCACGGCAGTCACGGTGGCGGGTAAATATCATCCACTCGTATCAGTTTGGCATACAGATACGAAGAAACCGATTATGGATGCACTCCTAAGCGAACAGCTTAGTGTCATGAAATTATTGCATGAACTGGATGTTACTTGGCTGAATGGAAGTTCCCTTACAAATAATGAAGAGCGTATATTTACAAATATCAATAAGCCAATCGACTTGGAAAGGAGCTGA
- the glp gene encoding gephyrin-like molybdotransferase Glp, with protein MRKPIPVAKAVELVMEHAQPIGVEKIALEHTYGRILAEPITAKHDVPPFDRSPYDGFAVRSADTYGASGDNRIAFNVIGEIGAGHVATQEIGEGEAYRIMTGAPIPKNADAVVMLEQTVERPDNFTLRKPFTSGENISFQGEDAKDGEMLIEKGAFIHPGTTALLATFGYAEVQVAKRPIASILSTGTELLRVDEELAPGKIRNSNGPMIAAQLTRMGIDYKSYGMLEDNLDACTEMVEKALAETDILITTGGVSVGDYDYLPAIYERLGAKVLFNKVAMRPGSVTTVAVLDGKLLFGLSGNPSACFTGFELFTRPAILRMMGAEKPYMPRMKAVLGEDFTKPNPFTRFVRAVWEMTEKGPVAVPAGFNKSSAVSSIARGNCIIVLPSGTRGFGAGMEVDVLLLGAEQGVSDWVL; from the coding sequence ATGAGAAAACCAATTCCTGTAGCGAAAGCTGTTGAACTCGTTATGGAACATGCACAACCAATCGGGGTAGAAAAAATTGCTCTTGAACATACATATGGTCGGATTTTAGCCGAACCAATCACTGCAAAGCATGATGTACCACCTTTTGATCGGTCACCTTATGACGGATTCGCGGTCAGATCCGCGGATACATACGGCGCTTCAGGAGATAACCGGATTGCTTTCAACGTTATAGGTGAAATCGGAGCAGGACATGTAGCAACGCAAGAAATTGGCGAAGGTGAAGCGTATCGAATCATGACAGGCGCTCCAATTCCTAAAAATGCGGATGCCGTTGTCATGCTAGAACAAACTGTGGAACGGCCAGATAATTTCACGCTCCGCAAACCATTTACTTCAGGCGAAAATATTTCGTTTCAAGGCGAAGACGCAAAAGACGGAGAAATGCTCATTGAAAAAGGGGCATTTATCCATCCGGGAACAACCGCACTACTTGCGACCTTTGGCTATGCAGAAGTTCAAGTTGCAAAGCGTCCAATAGCCAGTATATTATCAACTGGAACCGAGCTGTTGCGCGTTGATGAAGAGCTTGCGCCCGGTAAAATCCGAAACTCCAACGGTCCGATGATTGCAGCACAACTAACAAGGATGGGAATTGACTACAAATCCTATGGTATGCTCGAAGATAACTTGGATGCTTGCACGGAAATGGTTGAAAAAGCGCTTGCTGAAACGGACATTTTAATCACGACAGGCGGTGTTTCCGTCGGAGATTATGATTATTTACCGGCAATCTATGAGCGATTAGGCGCTAAGGTTTTATTCAACAAAGTGGCGATGCGTCCGGGTAGTGTAACAACGGTGGCTGTTCTTGATGGGAAACTGTTATTCGGGCTTTCCGGAAACCCATCCGCTTGTTTCACTGGCTTTGAATTATTCACTCGACCAGCAATCCTTCGAATGATGGGGGCAGAAAAACCGTATATGCCACGCATGAAGGCCGTCCTCGGTGAAGACTTTACAAAGCCGAACCCATTTACACGGTTCGTTCGCGCGGTATGGGAAATGACTGAAAAAGGACCGGTTGCGGTACCAGCTGGGTTTAATAAATCCAGTGCAGTATCATCGATTGCACGCGGAAACTGCATCATTGTCTTGCCAAGCGGAACGCGAGGATTTGGTGCTGGTATGGAAGTCGACGTCTTATTATTAGGTGCTGAACAAGGCGTCAGTGATTGGGTACTATGA
- the moaC gene encoding cyclic pyranopterin monophosphate synthase MoaC, translated as MSKLTHFNEQGRARMVDVSDKSITIRTAIAKSSIMLNETIHSQITEGTNKKGDVLGVAQIAAVMAAKNTSTIIPMCHPLPLTGIDVQFEWIIDELTSHYEVIIYAEVKTKGVTGVEMEALTAASAAALTIYDMCKAAGKEMVIGPTMLLEKMGGKNGDYKRLDD; from the coding sequence TTGTCTAAACTAACACATTTCAACGAACAAGGTCGCGCTAGAATGGTTGATGTTTCGGATAAGTCAATTACAATCAGGACCGCGATTGCAAAATCATCCATTATGTTAAATGAAACCATTCATAGCCAAATTACAGAAGGCACGAATAAAAAAGGTGATGTATTGGGAGTTGCACAAATTGCCGCCGTCATGGCCGCAAAAAACACGTCCACCATCATCCCGATGTGCCATCCTCTTCCACTAACCGGGATTGATGTTCAGTTCGAATGGATCATCGACGAGCTAACATCCCATTATGAGGTGATCATCTATGCGGAAGTGAAAACTAAAGGGGTTACGGGTGTCGAAATGGAAGCATTGACCGCCGCCTCAGCCGCTGCACTAACAATTTATGATATGTGCAAAGCCGCTGGTAAAGAAATGGTAATCGGACCGACGATGCTACTCGAAAAAATGGGTGGGAAAAACGGGGATTATAAGCGTTTGGATGATTGA